One genomic region from Biomphalaria glabrata chromosome 7, xgBioGlab47.1, whole genome shotgun sequence encodes:
- the LOC106062679 gene encoding cytochrome P450 3A24-like, whose protein sequence is MPVEVSYTTWGLMCIAVVLPVCWLITQNKRKRSWEFYGVKDVRFPAKGFVDFSAGCAEVIAQHGDTVGVSGFKMMLISRDVELLRQILVKDFNNFTDRAVSAATVSPVKHGLFFLEGKNWRRMRHILSPSFTTGKLKHMCPTIDQAARRLTSVLESLAKKGELLPVKKITGQYTSEIIARTGFGLETHCLGEEDDEFTRLTKGFLKIHNPFMNAVIMALIFVPTFHSFLAKTLRLGVFDHMDLNADKYFKHILTTTVTERQDMMRRGDTTPKDLLQSLIQAKELGDHDAEAMKDVATSESWDDLPKNMSEEELMGQSMLILFAGFETTSTTLQFCLYLLAQHQDVQEKVYQEILTQLQSDTPTHEELNKLTYMEQVVDETLRLYPPIPIITRKALETKTYGGVTIPKGTWIMAVLEQVMKDPKHFPEPDKFDPERFSEENVSKRDSLSFLPFGSGPRLCIGMRLAYLELKMALVHVLRKIKVELNDKTEPKPDQKPKITFHVILVADKPIELALTLRDQ, encoded by the exons ATGCCAGTGGAAGTGTCGTACACCACGTGGGGCTTGATGTGCATTGCTGTCGTCCTTCCCGTCTGCTGGCTCATCACGCAGAACAAGAGGAAGAGATCCTGGGAGTTCTACGGGGTCAAGGACGTGAGGTTTCCAGCAAAGGGATTTGTCGATTTCAG cgCTGGTTGTGCCGAGGTAATCGCCCAGCATGGCGACACGGTGGGCGTGTCAGGCTTTAAAATGATGTTGATCAGCCGAGACGTCGAACTTCTCAGACAGATTCTGGTCAAAGACTTCAACAACTTCACTGACAGAGCGGTAAGCGCGGCAACTGTTTCACCTGTGAAGCACggccttttttttcttgaggggAAAAACTGGCGAAGAATGAGGCACATCCTGTCGCCGTCTTTTAC cacaGGTAAATTAAAACACATGTGTCCAACCATTGACCAAGCCGCGAGGAGACTTACATCAGTTTTAGAAAGTCTGGCCAAGAAGGGTGAACTGCTTCCGGTCAAGAAAATTACTGGTCAATATACGAGTGAGATCATCGCCCGGACAGGTTTTGGACTGGAGACCCACTGCCTGGGAGAGGAGGACGATGAGTTTACACGGCTAACAAAAGGATTTCTCAAGATCCACAATCCATTCATGAACGCCGTCATTATGGCACTTATCTTTGTGCCTACGTTTCATAGTTTCCTGGCCAAG ACACTTCGACTCGGAGTTTTTGACCACATGGATCTGAATGCTGACAAGTATTTCAAACATATTCTCACTACAACAGTCACAGAGAGACAAGACATGATGAGAAGAGGGGACACAACTCCTAAAGACTTACTACAGAGTTTAATACAAGCTAAAGAATTAGGGGATCACGATGCTGAAGCTATGAAGG ATGTGGCTACAAGTGAGTCCTGGGATGACCTCCCTAAGAACATGTCCGAGGAAGAATTGATGGGTCAGTCTATGTTGATCCTTTTTGCAGGGTTTGAGACAACATCCACCACGTTACAGTTTTGTCTCTATCTTCTGGCCCAGCACCAGGACGTTCAG GAGAAAGTGTACCAAGAAATTCTGACCCAACTCCAATCCGATACACCGACTCACGAAGAACTCAACAAACTCACCTATATGGAACAGGTCGTGGACGAGACATTGAGACTGTATCCACCTATACCGATCATCACCAGAAAGGCTCTAGAGACTAAAACCTACGGCGGAGTCACTATACCTAAAGGCACTTGGATAATGGCGGTACTTGAACAGGTTATGAAGGACCCCAAACACTTTCCTGAACCCGACAAGTTTGACCCAGAGAGATTTTCTGAAGAGAATGTCAGCAAGAGAGATTCCTTAAGCTTCCTGCCCTTCGGCAGTGGCCCCAGGCTCTGCATAGGGATGAGGTTGGCGTACTTGGAGCTGAAGATGGCGCTGGTCCATGTGCTTAGAAAGATCAAAGTTGAGCTTAATGATAAAACTGAACCTAAACCGGACCAGAAACCGAAAATAACATTCCACGTCATCCTAGTCGCAGACAAACCCATAGAGTTGGCCTTGACCCTTAGAGACCAATGA